In the Peromyscus maniculatus bairdii isolate BWxNUB_F1_BW_parent chromosome 20, HU_Pman_BW_mat_3.1, whole genome shotgun sequence genome, one interval contains:
- the LOC102902778 gene encoding apolipoprotein L6-like, giving the protein MRMMNHPTGKEYEAHVGGQSEEDGGPLGGHATDEGEVEVEEDALTDEELEFLKQFPSWKKDAEERIRKLYAIADSIDKSHQKATKTNVVSKSASVVSGIMSLMGLALAPVTAGGSLMFTAAGAGLGVVAGVTNIVTNVKENSRNKRALAQANQIMPSSEEDLEYVGGKKMAYVTATGEVVYKCGRAWETLGMNARALKLSKTHPHLTSAAKKLITSGQVSAQSNRQVQKAFEGTALAISKGALIANGVLTSFFLAQDIHSLYEDLKDLKAGTPTELAKELRERAEVLDRVLSEHTRRYKSLKKKLKRLK; this is encoded by the exons ATGCGAATGATGAACCATCCGACAGGGAAGGAATATGAGGCTCATGTTGGTGGGCAAAG TGAAGAGGATGGTGGTCCTCTGGGTGGACACGCGACTGATGAGGGAGAAGTAGAGGTTGAAGAAGATGCCCTGACAGATGAAgaacttgaatttttaaaacagttcCCCAGCTGGAAAAAGGATGCGGAAGAGCGCATCAGAAAACTCTATGCCATCGCAGACAGCATTGACAAAAGCCACCAAAAAGCCACCAAGACCAATGTGGTGTCTAAGTCTGCATCAGTCGTCTCTGGAATCATGAGTCTCATGGGTTTGGCCCTTGCTCCAGTAACTGCAGGTGGAAGCCTGATGTTCACTGCTGCTGGGGCAGGTTTAGGGGTGGTTGCTGGGGTCACCAATATTGTGACCAATGTGAAGGAAAACTCTCGAAACAAAAGAGCCCTAGCTCAGGCCAACCAAATCATGCCTAGCAGTGAGGAAGATTTGGAGTATGTCGGAGGAAAGAAGATGGCTTATGTCACGGCCACTGGTGAGGTTGTCTACAAATGTGGGCGCGCCTGGGAAACTCTCGGAATGAACGCCCGAGCCCTCAAGCTCTCCAAAACACACCCGCATCTCACCTCGGCTGCCAAGAAGCTCATTACTTCTGGCCAAGTCTCAGCTCAAAGCAACAGGCAGGTGCAAAAGGCCTTTGAAGGCACAGCCCTGGCAATATCCAAAGGTGCTCTCATAGCGAATGGTGTATTGACCTCCTTCTTTCTTGCCCAAGACATACATTCTCTCTATGAGGATTTGAAGGACCTGAAGGCTGGAACGCCAACGGAGCTTGCAAAAGAGTTAAGAGAGCGGGCTGAAGTGCTGGATCGGGTATTATCAGAACACACCCGTCGCTACAAAAGCCTGAAGAAG aaacTCAAGAGACTCAAGTGA